Genomic DNA from Triticum dicoccoides isolate Atlit2015 ecotype Zavitan chromosome 4B, WEW_v2.0, whole genome shotgun sequence:
gcccattaggcccatgacgTACTCTAACACATACCATATATATGTAAAAAAAAAGTCTCAAGTGGTCAAGCTTATCTTCACTCCTGACTGAGTTGTGAGAAGATGGCCTTGTCACAAGTTGCGGATTAGTattccttttttctgtttctttgaGTTAATTGTATACATGGTTTCGCCTGAGGGTTTGTTTCTTCAGTAAGTTAGAAACTCAGGGTAGTACTGAACAAGATACTTCTGGACTAAGCAAGTAAGTTAATGCAGCCAGTAATTAAATGTACCACATGTCCACAAACAATAACAATGCTTAAATACCAAATGAGAACATGGTATGCTTTTATTTGCAATGAGCACTAAGCAAGTGATAACCAACTTATTGTGCTCGGCCATCTGTTTGACCCCATGCGGTTTCCTCTTCAATTCTGGAGACGTTTACGCCATATGTTTATCTTGGCAGGGCTGAGCTGGAAAAAATGTTCACAGGTATGCCTGTAGTTTTCACCGGAATGCTCCAAGGCGAGGAGCTCTCGCAGGCGTATGCCAGTGGGGACGTATTTGCAATGCCTTCAGAGTCTGAGACGCTCGGACAAGTAGTGCTGGAGTCCATGGCTTCTGGAGTCCCGGTTGTCGCTGCTCGCGCCGGAGGCATACCTGATATAATACCCAAGGACAAGGAGGGCAAGACCAGCTTCCTCTTCACACCCGGGGATCTCGACGAGTGCATGAGGAAGATCGAACAGCTCCTGTTGTCGAAAGACCTCAGGGAGTCGGTCGGAAGGGCTGCCAGAGAGGAGATGGAGAACTGCGACTGGAGAACGGCCTCGAAGACGATACGCAACGAGCACTACAGCACCGCGACGTTGTACTGGCAGAAGAAGACGGGCAGAACGGGGTAGGCGGCGCTTATCCAGCCAGGCACTCCGTTTGCTGCCCTGTCTACTGTTATACTACAACCAAAGGATTTGTACATTGTACCCAGCAGCAGcttgcgagcttgtgtggcttgcTGCACCCGTATGTCCACAGTTACGGATGATTGACCGGCCGCTTGTATGCAGTTCCTGTACATTACAAAGTTCTTTGAAATTGGCCATTTCTGTCGTACTGCTAGTCTGTTTCTActaattatgtactccctccgttcggaattacttgtattctagatacatccatttccgagacaagtaattccgaacggagggagtaataaggtTGACGCAAGGCTTCTCTAATCTTCCAATGCATTAACCCATTCGATTCTTCAAGTTAAAGATTTCGAAACCACTGGCCTTTCTTCCAGGTACTAAACAGAAGATAAGCTGATAGGCTTAAACAGCAGCGCTACCGCTGTCGATAATTTTAACAGTACTTGGCCAACAAGAAACACACAAGGAAATATAAAACTCACACCAAATGTTTTAAGATGTAATGTACACGTCAAAGCGATGCTCACAAAATAGTTTCCACAGGGCATATACACTTCAGTTTCCCAGAAAAAAACAGGGCACATACACTGCCGGAGCAGATTCTCCTTTCCAAAGCTCTGCATACACAACTGACAGTTCCCTCAGGCTTAAAAAAATAAGACAGTTCCTCAGCAGCATGTGATATGCCTCTGTCGACAACTTGTTGGCATTTGACATACACAAAATCAGTTAAATACAAAGGCCAATGACTGTCATGATTCTCACAAAGACTGAAAGTTTCAGAGAAGTTACTATTGCAGACGCAAGCGGTCTCATTGCCAATTCAGAAATATGGGCAACGGGTAAATCATGGAGGAGAAGCCATTAGCTGTAGCCCCGATCTGAAGCAGTGCAATCATTCGTCTTGGAGCACGATCATCAGTTCTCCGCCTTGACTGAGAACGCTGTCCAGGAATGCAATTAGTTTTTCTTTGCACTGAAACTGCTTGGCCGACGGAAGATCGCTGTCCAAATTAAACCAGATGCCATCAATGCTTCGAATTGCTACCCAATGCCTGCCGGTCCACAGACCCCTTAACCTCCTGACGGGTACATTGACCATCAGCCCTACCAGCGCTTCCGCATCCAGATCTATCGAAGATGCCCCCTTCCGATGATCATGCCAAACTACCTTCTTCTTTCTAGATTCTACCGCCGCGATAAGAACATTTACATCATAGTTCCCTGTTAATGCATTGTGGTGGGGCTTCCAAATCAACGATAGAGGAGTCCATCTCTCCTTGTTTGGATCAGTAAGAACAAGGTTTTCAGCAATCCCATCCAGCTCAGCTCGGGTGAACGATTCTTTTTCCTGAACCACACACAACACAATCATGGTAAGCCCAGATTAAATAAGGTGGCGTCAGAGCGAAGAGACCGACTATGCAGTGCATGGTAAGATCATGCTACCTGTATATATGTTGATGAGTGAAAGTGCCAATCAGTTACCTCTCCGAGGATTAAGTTATTGTAATATTTTTTTCATACtgattattactccctccgtcccgtaatgtaagacgttttttgacactacactagtgtcaaaaaacgtcctacattatgggacggagggagtagatgataaGAAATGAAAGCCAATCAGGCAGCAGCATAAATGCTTGTTATTGCCGTGTGATCTTGGCCTCTTGCACTCACATGGCCGCAAGCGTGCACAGCTTGCTTTCCCAAATTCATGTCAACGTCAATTTGAAACGTCATTATGAAACTTGACAAAGACCAAAATATTTGTTTTTATCCCTATCAGCTACCAATTCATGATTCACGCGCACAACTGGCAAAGCCTTCATTGTATTCGGTGGACAGGGGGCTGCAAAACGGGTGAACCACACCCACCCATAAACGTATCGACAAAACTAATGACGAACAGTGCCCACTGAATGGGCCAACAGTTGACAGAGGGACCTCAATTGCTGTCTATTTCTACGGACCGAGAAGGAACATCTTTACATACTTCAATATATGCCCTGATCTTTCACCACTGCGTAAGTTGTGACAAGTTGGAAACAACCACACAAAAAACATGCCCACCCAGGGCACAACGCTCCGCGACTACAACAATCTGTAGCTTCACGCCGAGTAATTTCAGTACTTAGTTCGCAGATGTGGGTGCTGACTGACTGCCGATGTCCTTTGATGGGAACAATCAGGCTAACAAGAAAGCACGAGAGATAGAATCTAATTTGTTGGACTCAATTACTAAACTTAGGATTACACAAAGTTCTAAGTGCAGCTACGAGAACCATGACAAGAACATAGTAGCGCGACTAAGCAAGAGAGGAGAAGGGTCACCTGCATAAGGTTGTTGAGGGCGTGGAGGAGGCAGAACTGCATCCTTTGCCTCTCGTGGTACACCTTGCTGCCGCTGCTGCTTCCCGCCGGGGCCGGCCCTTCCTCGTCTGGCTTTGCTTCCGATCTGGCTCCCGACTCCATGCTGCCGCGATTGATACCGGGGCAGCGGGGGATTGGCCGGATGGCGGCGGATTCCTTCCCTTGTCTCACGGCCGCACCAAACAGACGCACGGCTTCTGCGCCGCCGCCACGACTGATGCCTGCCTTTCGTCGTGGACGCAACAATAAACAACCGAACAGAAAGGGTTTTTTTTGACGGGGAACAGAAAGGGGATTAGCACCGCCCGACCGGCCCGAGTTGATTTTCGGTCATGTGGGCTGTTTCGGCTTTCCGGGGATTCTTTAGGTTAAATTAAAAGAGGTCATTGTCTTTTTCGCGAAcacgcaaagcttgcgtatcatttcattgatagaagaaAGAGAATTGAGTACAGAAGATGGTTACAAAACATGACATGAACGCGAGAAGGCACGAGCATGAAACCCAGAGTAGAGACAATGGATGCTCAACCCGAATAGGAAAAAGACACAACTAAACCCACCAAGCGTAGAACTAGTGAGGCAAGCCAGACTAGCAAGACGTCAAACATCTTCAAATCCAACACCGGGGACGCCGCGAATTAGCAAgatagcgccttcaagaaggggaatGACATAGTTACGCCGCCGCTATCCGATCCAGAGaaccggatctagggtttcccccgatactCGTAGAGGGGCACAAATAAAGGCCATGGCAGCGCCTTCAGGAAGGGAAACGACACCCACAAGTGCCGCCGCTGCCCGCATCGGCAAGCCGAGCAAGGATTTCGCCTGGCCTTAGTTCGAGCAATCCCATTGCCGCCAGATGAGGATCCGAAGATGAAGAAGTCAACATGCCAGACGACCGCTGCCACGGAAGGGGGCAAGGTGGGGCTGCACCTGCCACCGTCGAAAAACGCGAGCTTTGGAGCCGGCATGGCATGGGGAGTGGACGGGGTCGGGAAGGCAGCGGGCAGAGAGTTGATGCGGAGGGATGGTGGTGGCCGATGCCGCTAGCAAGCCAGGAACCGGAAGGAGACGCAGATCCTGACTGCGAGAGACGTGGCCGCCAGAACACCGGCAAGCCAAAGTAGCTGGAAGGGACGCAGCTACCGGAGCGTCGAGGCCGAAAATTCACACCAGCATAGCACCGACAGGCCATGAACATTGGAGAACGCAGGTTCGTGGCCGCCGAGACTGGAGTGATGTCGACGGGGATCCACCGCAAAGCTCTGACCGACTGCCAAGAGAGACCACCATGACCAAACATGCGCAGAGGCCGCCACCGCCGCTTGGAGGAGGCGCCGTCGGAGACGAAGGGTGGTCAGCGTCTGAGCAGGACCAAACCCCGGCCAGGCCAGCCACGGGCAGACTAACCGGAGCAGTTGGAGGAGGTGCGCGACCACGGAGTGCCAGATCAGATCCGAGGGGGGGGGTGGCGCTCCGACATGAGGGGAGGGGGGGTGTGGGGGCGGGGCGAGACCTCACAGGCACCAGCTCCGGGCGCAGCGACGCCTCGCCGGCCGGCCCACTGGTAGCGGCGCCGGAGGGGGCGTTGGTGGAGAAGCCCCCGGCCGGATCGAGGGTTGGCGGGGATCTGGCAGGGGAAGGAGGACGAGGCCGCCCCGCCGTCACCATCCTCGGGCGTGGCACGGCTTCGCCGGCCGGCCCTCCGGCAATGGCGTAGCGGGGCGCGGTGGTGGAGGTGGCCTTCGAGCGGCGGCGAGGTCTTTCCCCCGTGTCGCCAGACGCGGGCGACGCGGGGGACGCTTCTTCCGTTTCAAAAAGAGGTCATTGTCTCAATAAAAAATTAAAAGAGGTCAAAATGCCCTACAAACGACAAAACATCCTAAAAAACCAAAACAGTCCCAAACAATGCTAAAAGGGCCGTGAGCCAAGTGTCGTGCCGGTCGGGACCGTGAACAAGAGGGTTGTGTCGGGCTAGCCTTAAGGCTTGGCTTTGGGGACCGGCCTTGTTCCATGGCgggcccaaggccgacctgaccttttTATTCACGTGTTGTGTTGGGCTTGTGCTGGGCTAAAAATCATAGCCCGCGGTCCAGCCTTAAAAGCACAAACTACATGGCTAGGTTTGCACTGCCTTATTACTCTTCTCTTTTTACAATCACATACCACAAACAAATTATTTGTATTTACCAAAATATACATGTAACTGGTTCTACAACTCTATACTGTTACCAAAATAATTTTCAGTCACAAGTACATTTGATTCCAATGTACATTAGATTCTTACTAACAAACGTGTGGGTCTTGGGATCAATAGTTTTTCGAGCGGTGTAGGTTCTTCTCTAGGACGATCCTTGTGATGTCGTCAACCACTTCATCTCCTTAAGGAATCCTAGCATGCAACCTTTTTATGGAAGAGAGGCTAAATGAGTGCCAATCAGGAGCATGTGCTATCCCCAAATCTCCAGACGTAACACTAGGCATCAGATCTGGGTTTGGACTTGGTGCATTGGGGGTATTCCACCTCTTTGTCCATCAAGCATCACCATGGGAAGGTTGATGGACCATCAAAAGTTATTGAGTTCGAGTCACGGGCTGGATAGCCTTGGGGTACACGTCCAAGGCCTTCATCATGGGTGTCTGTGTGATAATTCCCGGTGTAATGGCTAGTGTCATGTGCTTCGAGAGAGGGAGCGATCCGTCCGTCAAGTATCATGCCTTTTCCCTAGAGACTTTAGATTTATTAAACTAAGTATGGACCTAGCAAGGGATGTCCGCAAGTTCTTAGCATTTCAATCGTTCTTTTGTAGGAGTGTAAGTGATAGAAACATAAAACTACTACGGGGGAAAAGTTGTTGTCAATTTTTAGGAAATATCCAGGGCAAAGTGTTTTACTTGCAACCTCGTATGTGTTTGTTGGATCGGTGATGCTATGCACATGCCAATCCAGCGCATGACGCATGGACGATTCTACATGGCAGCGCTACAGCCAGCATGCACGCAAGAGGCAGTTGAGGACCTTGTTCACCTAAAGTCCAAGCCCACAACTCCTGGAAAAAGTAGTAGTGCTTGAATGTCTTGTGTATATAGTATTTTACAATTCATACTGTAAGTCAACTGCTCAAACTAAGTACCTGAAACTCATTTGGAAAGAACAAAAAACTTCCAGCCTCATATCCTTCATAGTGAGCATTTTCCTGAAGAAAAAACCTTCGCATAAAGGGAAATATGTTGATAGTACTATAATAACagtagctagatgaaatatttcctCTGTTTGTTGTGAACTCTGGATATTAGTGTCCTGCCCATTTTTCAATTTACTGATGTGTTTTTGCTACAAGGTAGTTCTTACACTTTAGCAAGTTACAATAGGAAGAAAGCAAATAACTATAAATTTCTATACCTTTCCCTGCTTTTGAGTTGGCACTTTGGTTCTAATTTTTGGCACATGTGGCTTCTTTGCTCTCAATTTTTTGATCACTTGATCAATTTTAGACATCCTTCTCTTTGAAGGAGGACGGCGTACACTGCGAACAAGGATTGGCCTGAATACAAGTTTTTATTTATTTAACATTGTATCTTCTTGCTTTTAAGTTGGACCATCTTCCTGAACATCTTGGCTAGCACAATATGCCTCGATCTTCCTTTCTAACTCATCAAGGCCATCCATAACCAAGTCGCACATTGCATTGAGTCTTTCCTTGTCTACTACAAGCGAGAGTAAAATAAATAACCACGTTATCTTCTCTGTGTATAGTCATCCTTCTCATCACACCAAAGCCCTTCTTTTTGGCATAACCTTTGTAGAACCTGATAGCATCATCCTCACTATCAAACACCATCCCCTTCCTGGGTTCCACTGTCATGATCGGCTCTACGTGTCATTCATATGAAGAATCCCTAATCTCCTTGACGATGAAAGCATCTTGATCATCTTCGTTAAGTAATGGTCTATTCCGTTATTCT
This window encodes:
- the LOC119290885 gene encoding josephin-like protein; the encoded protein is MESGARSEAKPDEEGPAPAGSSSGSKVYHERQRMQFCLLHALNNLMQEKESFTRAELDGIAENLVLTDPNKERWTPLSLIWKPHHNALTGNYDVNVLIAAVESRKKKVVWHDHRKGASSIDLDAEALVGLMVNVPVRRLRGLWTGRHWVAIRSIDGIWFNLDSDLPSAKQFQCKEKLIAFLDSVLSQGGELMIVLQDE